The genome window GAGAGAGTCAAACAAAATACCCGCATATTGAGATTGAAATTTACATGTATTGGCTAAATTTTGGGGCTTAATTAAAACTCTCCAAGATAATTAataatccaaaattttcttctatgggtccttttttttttttttgggtttttaaataCAGTATTGGAAAAGTATTAATTGATATTTGagattatgtttttaaatttaatttgttgatatgatttttttttggggggcctTCTAGcacttgggggccttaggcaatgGCATCAGTTGCTTCTACTGTTGAGCCGCCCTGGGCTGTTGTGCCTACATTTTAGCATGAATGGCGTAATTAGCATTAGCATGTGGGATGAACTTTGATGAATGTTGGCATGAAAACATGGGGaacaaaatgaattttattttatatttttgataaattttaagtaGGAGAATGGGATTAGAATCCTGAACATTTTCATTGACAACACCAAAAAATTCcattgaaaataccaaaaaatttcatttgacTACAAAAATACTTGGGATATCATGCAGtgtatacattttattttgGGATGGTTGGTTAATGTTGAATGATATGAAATCAGGTGGGACAAAATCAATATTTGGCATAACATAtatgttgggctttgtggagcctaatTGTGTTTGATCCAGATGATAGTGAAATCCCTGTAACTCCGTGGACATAGGCAAATTCTCGAACCAtataaatactgtcttgtgcgtgtgattatttttctttaacgtgtgttttctctatttttgtttctcataggTTGGGAATTTCGGGTTAATTCCCCTACAACATAGTCTACACGTTAGCTGGGCACTGTTGGTTCatgttactattattattttgggaTTAAAAATATCAGTAGGATTCTAATGATGAAATTCTCTTATAGCCCTATTGATGAAAGGATGTAGGAGAGTTCTTAAAGATGATTTCGTAATGCTTAGAGGAAAGCGACTAATGCACCGATAAGAAAGCATGACTTGAATGTCAATTAAGAAAGTAATAGTGTGatttttctatattaaaaaaaataaataataaagagtaTGATTTAAGATAAAATACTGTATGGACCGGATTTGAGTCCCTAGCCCAAAGGGTGGATGGACTTTGGTCCAAAAggtccaatacaataaatttgtagagaatgagtttgaactgggctttaatgaatcagaaaataagtaaaataggcttgatgacaagaaaatgaaaatagacaagttcaaactaaagaaaatcgtcatcGGCTCAGTCCAAGGAGATCAGCTCTTATATCTTGATTCTCAAATGTGATTACAAGTGTAGTTCTTGATTGTTATAgtgtttttctctaaatttcCCTACCTCCTCCTCATTAGGGATCTCATACATTATATACCTCTCTTTGAATGATCCTGGCCTTCCACTTGTCAGTTGTccaagccactacttgagtgcctaTCCTATCGAACACCCTCACAAGTCCTCTGTGAGCTAAGATGGctaaggcagcactgttcaggaatcttttccacataaatgcggtcaAAGGGTTAGCTACAGAGcgttcaatgcggtggtagcagtttttccttagatatttctcagTTTCCATCTTGTCCTGTACGTTCACAGTACATATCCTTATCAACAGAACTTCTTGGAACGTCACTCTGGATAATAGAACTCTCCTCCTGACCCCTCCTTCGCTTAGCTGAGGAGATACTCCTCTTTGGCCTATCTTTCCCAGCCTTTACAGTCATAGTTTACTTGTGAAGTTCAAAGTCTTACTCCCTCCTCATTGTTGATTTGTTCTCGGATCACTATGCCTCCTCGGACAATGcctaaggcccaatatatacttGGGCTTGCATCCCCACAATAACctctcaaaactccggttttctCTTCCTATTTGAggagaaaagtggggttttgatgttttgaaaagtaaaatCCTCATGTTCCTTTGATTTTCACACGTGAGAACGTCGTTTTGCGAATCCTATAACTGTTCTTGACGCTTCGAAGCCCGCGAAGTCTCATTAAATGCTCCAGGCGACGCTATGTTCCCGGTGTTCAATGGTGAGATGTGGATCCTATGGCTAGCATTTCTCCTTGAATTTTGAGCGGGATAACTCCCACCCAAttttgcctcctatataaggcgCCTGGGGGGAGTTATTTCCCCTCATTTTACAAACTCTCAAGCTTTCCAGAAGTTCGTAACTCTCAAACCTCAAAAGCTTCCCAAGCTTCTAAAATCTCCaagtctttttctttaaaaagtttaaacttttaagaagtATCAGAAGCAACACGTGCTCATTCTCgtaagtttcttcttttttagaatcTTTTCTCCTCGGCCAGTCTTCTCAGCCTTCCcttctttatttcctttcctTGAAAACTTCGCCCATTTCCTATTAGCTTAACtaaatgggtagattcaagCATCTCGTAGATTCTCCCGTCGGTATGGAGGGCTTCAAGGCTAAGTTCCACATTCTGCAAGGGGTAGCCCTGTGGTATTGTGCTCCAGACCGGATAGTCACAGATAGGAGAGAAGGGGAGGTCGTCATTCCTATGATCGCTTTCATAAAAGGAGGAATGATGCTTCCTATAGGTAGGGTGACCCGAGATTACTTGCATTACCATAGGTTGTGTCCTCACCAATGTGCGCCCAACCTATTTAGAGTCTTGGGTAGTGTTGATGCTCTCAATGAGCAAATGGGTTTGGCACTCACCTGGCACGATGTCGTCCATATGTATGAGTGACACTCACTTGCCGACTCGGGGTATTACTTCAAGTTTAGGTCCTCTATTGTTAGGCTTATATTGTGTCTTCCCATGTCCAACAAGGGCCTGAAGGACAACTACCTAATTTCCTCTAGGGAATGGCACAATGGTCTTCACTACCCAACTTGGGAGGGAGAGCCAGGTGGGTACCTTAGGGTTAGGTCCCATGAAACGGGATTTAGTTCTTTCAACTTTGCTATTCTTCCTTTTTGCATTTCGTTTCCCTTTGATGATAAATTTGCCTTAGTTTGGTTAACATCGTAGGCCTCAACAAAATCCTAAGGTCCGAGGTGTTCATGAGTGAGGACGGGCAGTTGAGAGCAGTCCACCTCATCCTTGATTTTGAGCCGCTATTAGACGCTTTCCAGGACATTGCCGACGCCATCAAGGCAGGTGACCCTCGGCTACAGAGGATCGATGTCTCGGTTCCCGGCTTTCTGGCCCGAAGAGATCTTCCACCCGTCAAGTTGCCCTTCCATCGTTCTCTCCCCGAAGCAGCAGCCCCAAGGGAAGAGACTACTTCCTCGCGCTTATCCCTTGAGTGGGGAATTGATCAATCTGACtcgaggaagaagaagaggtgcGAGAGGAACTCGTTGAGATCCCAGATTCCGAGGGTGAGCTCAACAAAGCCTCAGTGGCTCGCTCCCCCCAATTGATAATCGCTGAGATTGATAGCAGTTCCAAGGAGGAAGACTTGATGTCTTTGAATCCAAGAAAAGGTTTAAGGGATCTAATGGCTGGACGGAACAAGGGGTCGTCGTCCAAGGAGATCCCCAAATCCCAGGATCCTACAAATCTCCCCCCTCCCCCTTCTCCTCCCATAACCACGCTCGACCTACTTCTCATTCCTAacctaaagaagaagagaaaggagCAAGAACTGGAGGAAGGGGCGATGGTCCCTCAGAAGGGGGCCAAACAGCAAAAGATTGCTAAGGACAAACGAGCTTCCTCTGTGGAAAGTAGGGAGGACCCAAGTGGGGCTGAGGTGCACTGACAACAGCACACTTGGGCTCCTCGGTTAGAGCAGGATGGCGCTGCCATCCCATGGGTGTTGATATCCCATTTTGCAATCCGCATTTAATCTCACATGAAGagtaaaagggtaattttacattgaaaatatgcatctttaTTCTGGTCACTAGATcattaatctcatttcaccaaaatgatcttgatgttgtaacgatcaaatcgactggtcataagTCCTAATCagaccatcagattgaaagttatcatcaaatcaagttctaatggctgagatgcactatcacaaattgagtccaactatatatgattatgaacaattgatttcaattagtTATAAGTACAATAAATTGGAGAATGAtaatgtgtcataatttgattgtttaggactacattttatggtagggttacacacacctaattaactagatagttaaatattaattattcaatgagtaatttgtgcaattatcttttaattaggatAAACTTGTAACCAATTAAATCTGAAATgagagtgattggagccatttaatgttaattgggagctaatttgggatctattaatgttaattgtgctgaaatcattttctaacaaatgtcctctgctcaccatttcatcgatatctctcagaatattttaaATCAGTGAATGAGATTAATTTTCTCAtaaactagacatccggggcttcaatttgagtacaagaatgagacaattccgattagaattgagtcagatatgattATTCGAAATTGGCTCTACAGGATGTTACAACAGCTTTGGGAAAACCAAATTTTGgtttgctcctcactcccactAATCTTttcatttaatgcaccagattttccctaaggctaaaatgaggtctaggttaatgattctttgtcaaccttcattaaatgaccttccattcatatttcctccaccactactatataaactccTCATCTCCTTCATTcctaaagacaaaaaaaaaaaaaaaaaaaacccctctcttcccctctcttgagttttaatgaagttgagtagtcttgtcatatctttgttttcctaagactcaaggtattgagtgagactcactcttcctctcctgattcttcttttcctccacccttaaaACCTCTACCAAGAGTTTCCTCCTTCatcatatggatcttgcatgaaggtataatcattttccctaacttgttttttgtattgtcatgatgagaatttaggattaaagTATAATagtaactatttaaattcttttgaatatgtttaaatgttcttaaatgttcttatgtgttcttcatatgttcttggttattcatcacatgttcatgcataacactagtttcgatcttaaatccacataaaaaaacatgaaaaagatgtttgtttaataattcttttaaattcttaaatttaggatatcaccatccacacacattcactagagtttatttttcaatccaaatgcaatacttaataaattgaattagggtttatcacatgtacacacattaaattcaacatgcaaattaattgataacatattaaatgatgtgatatgaatgttagccaccatagtctagaagatcGGTTTCACCAggtaaggtgggtgcctaacacctttccacTTTGTAACATAGCCTCTGAATTTAGATCAAAGGTTAGTAGAGtaaatgcttatccatgtaattttcgatttctagattgtaactaggaaacaaagctatgtgctttatcttagattgtatctaggaccaaaaccatgtaatttcctatgattaatgtaaattcaattgaaaattaataaaatgaagaattttttaattttggttttcttatttatcccaataattaaataagtggcgacttcattgtaaaactcttaatctaaagggaaaaatgtaattagtcgaacctccattttgagtggcaataacacgactccacccattcacgtgggtttagcctaacatcctataaaaacgggccgaaggcgcggtctctcacaatgGGACGTCTCTGTCTGGGAGTTCTAGAGGGGACATTCAGTCTATATTGCCAAAGCCTTGGAGCAACCCCTTCTCTTGCCTAAAGATATGGAGGCTCTAAGACATATAAGGTAGCCAGATATCTTCATGTCCTTGAAGAGGGATCTCGCCATGGTAAGTTCACCATCAAATCTTTTAGATAAATGCTAAATTGCCCTTTTCAATctcttttctccttcttcttcttcttttttatttttttttatttttttattttataacgtGGGATTCCTTTGTTGTCTTTGTGCAGGTCACCTAGCAGGTTTTTGTGGCCGAGGAGTGGGTCAAGGATGCCCGTAATGAGACTAGGGCTGAGGCCCACTCCCGCGTTGAGGCTAAGAAGTCCTTGGGAGCCTTGAAGCAAGAGCAACTGGAGTTGGCTGCCAAGTTGACTGCTGAGGAGAGGGCAAGAAGGAGTGCTAAGGTTGGGCTGAAGAGCGCCCAGGACTAGGTTGAAGACCAGCGCAAAAAGCTTTACCTCACTGAGATAAAGCTCGCTACACAGAGGCAGCTGGTCTTGGACCTTAGTGGAGAAGGCCAAAGCAGCCGCTCGGGCAGCCGAGGAAGCTGCTGAGGCCTCGAGGCAAGCATCTTACAATCTCGGGGTAGAAGAAACCAAGATCCGGCTTGCTAAGGAGCTGGTCGAGAtatgcagggattactgcaaAGAGACCTAGAAAGAGGCTTTTAACCTTGCAGGGGTCCCTGTTGCCTCGGAGTGGAGGTAGCCTGGAAAGGTATACTATCATC of Quercus lobata isolate SW786 chromosome 8, ValleyOak3.0 Primary Assembly, whole genome shotgun sequence contains these proteins:
- the LOC115956896 gene encoding MAP7 domain-containing protein 1-like, producing MSEDGQLRAVHLILDFEPLLDAFQDIADAIKAGDPRLQRIDVSVPGFLARRDLPPVKLPFHRSLPEAAAPREETTSSRLSLEWGIDQSDSRKKKSSKEEDLMSLNPRKGLRDLMAGRNKGSSSKEIPKSQDPTNLPPPPSPPITTLDLLLIPNLKKKRKEQELEEGAMVPQKGAKQQKIAKDKRASSVESREDPSGAEVFVAEEWVKDARNETRAEAHSRVEAKKSLGALKQEQLELAAKLTAEERARRSAKAILPPSEASKGSGQAGDQGQGAEVAKDKGKGKKVKPPLEAKDATKVKDVAEAKDTAVKAKEAEARSKEADPKATNAPAPQPSKKEDPSPPTKA